A window from Pseudarthrobacter sp. BIM B-2242 encodes these proteins:
- a CDS encoding flagellar biosynthesis protein FlhA: MKSNLSKLAVPLGVVGIIMLLIVPVPAPLLDVLIIVNILLALVTLLTTMFVSKPLDFSVFPSLLLVATLFRLGLNVASTRLVLGEAHAGEVINAMGNVAVNGNMIIGVVIFLILVVIQFVVVTKGAERVAEVGARFTLDAMPGKQMAIDAELGAGAITDEEATKRRADVSAEADFYGAMDGSSKFVKGDAIAGIIIIIINMVGGLGIGMLQRGMPIADALSTYSILAIGDGLVTQIPALLMAVSTGMIVTRSNASSDLGSTASKQLSQSNTSLLIGGVAAIAMAFIPGMPPVPFILIGVTLIVLSRKIKASDEKAEAAAAAAALETDAPEKDPAEELMEQMRVHPLEIQLAPDLLDIANVASDDLLGRVKSLRHKVAMDLGVVIPPVRTRDALDLPAGTYAIRIGGVEVGRGMAPSGKVLALGGTLDGLPGIPTIEPVFGLVGKWIPNEMRHSAEITGATVIDRASALITHLSSVIRQNAARLLSREDVRVLTEGVKQVSPSAVEELVPGVLTLAGVQSVLQGLLAEEVPINDLPRIYEALSVRGKVSTDTEGLIEAARSALGPVIAHGHVQDGTLSIVMIDPALEQRMLEGLRPGEMGTQIMIPGTEVEAVLDSLKKAVEAAGDTGRSAVLVCAPALRPAIRRLVSAQANGVPVLSYQEATSANVNIETVGVVSSAHAIAA; encoded by the coding sequence ATGAAATCCAACCTGTCCAAACTCGCTGTGCCCCTCGGGGTGGTGGGCATCATCATGCTGCTCATCGTCCCGGTCCCGGCCCCGCTCCTGGACGTCCTCATCATCGTCAACATCCTGCTGGCACTGGTGACCCTGCTGACCACCATGTTCGTGTCTAAGCCGCTGGACTTCTCGGTCTTCCCGTCCCTGCTGCTGGTCGCCACCCTCTTCAGGCTCGGCCTGAACGTCGCCTCCACCCGCCTGGTGCTGGGGGAGGCCCACGCAGGTGAGGTCATCAACGCCATGGGCAACGTCGCCGTCAACGGAAACATGATCATCGGCGTGGTGATCTTCCTGATCCTGGTCGTCATCCAATTCGTTGTCGTCACCAAGGGCGCCGAGCGTGTCGCCGAAGTCGGGGCCCGGTTCACCCTGGATGCCATGCCCGGCAAGCAGATGGCAATCGACGCCGAGCTGGGCGCCGGCGCAATCACCGACGAGGAAGCTACAAAGCGGCGCGCGGACGTCTCCGCCGAAGCCGACTTCTACGGCGCCATGGACGGGTCCTCCAAGTTCGTCAAGGGTGATGCCATCGCGGGCATCATCATTATCATCATCAACATGGTCGGCGGACTCGGCATCGGCATGCTCCAACGCGGAATGCCCATCGCAGACGCACTGTCCACCTACTCCATCCTGGCCATCGGCGACGGCCTCGTCACGCAGATCCCCGCCCTGCTCATGGCCGTCTCAACCGGCATGATCGTCACCCGGTCCAACGCCTCCTCGGACCTGGGCAGCACCGCATCCAAGCAGCTGTCACAGTCCAACACGTCCCTGCTGATCGGCGGGGTCGCCGCCATCGCGATGGCCTTCATCCCCGGCATGCCACCCGTTCCATTCATCCTCATTGGCGTCACCCTGATCGTCCTGTCCCGCAAGATCAAGGCCAGCGACGAGAAGGCCGAGGCAGCCGCCGCTGCCGCAGCACTGGAAACCGATGCTCCGGAGAAGGACCCGGCCGAAGAGCTGATGGAGCAGATGCGCGTCCACCCGCTGGAAATCCAGCTCGCCCCGGACCTGCTGGACATCGCCAACGTGGCCTCCGACGACCTGCTGGGACGGGTGAAAAGCCTTCGGCACAAGGTCGCCATGGACCTTGGCGTGGTCATTCCTCCGGTCCGCACCCGGGACGCCCTGGATCTGCCCGCCGGCACCTACGCCATCCGCATCGGCGGCGTTGAGGTCGGCCGCGGCATGGCCCCGTCCGGGAAGGTTCTGGCCCTTGGCGGCACCTTGGACGGACTGCCGGGCATCCCCACTATCGAGCCGGTCTTCGGGCTGGTCGGCAAGTGGATCCCGAACGAGATGCGGCACAGCGCTGAAATCACAGGTGCCACCGTGATCGACAGGGCCTCGGCCCTGATCACCCACCTGTCCTCGGTGATCCGGCAGAATGCTGCCCGCCTGCTCAGCCGCGAAGACGTCCGGGTTCTCACCGAGGGCGTCAAGCAGGTCTCCCCGTCCGCGGTGGAGGAGCTCGTCCCCGGAGTGCTGACCCTGGCAGGAGTCCAGTCGGTCCTGCAGGGGCTGCTCGCCGAAGAGGTGCCGATCAACGACCTGCCGCGCATCTACGAAGCCCTGTCCGTCCGCGGGAAGGTCTCCACCGACACCGAAGGACTCATTGAGGCCGCCCGGTCGGCCCTCGGCCCGGTCATCGCCCACGGGCACGTCCAGGACGGCACCCTGAGCATCGTCATGATCGACCCTGCACTGGAGCAGCGAATGCTCGAAGGACTGCGGCCCGGCGAAATGGGGACCCAGATCATGATCCCCGGCACCGAGGTCGAAGCAGTGCTCGATTCCCTCAAGAAGGCTGTGGAGGCGGCGGGGGACACCGGCCGCAGCGCCGTTCTGGTCTGCGCGCCCGCCCTGCGCCCGGCGATCCGCCGGCTCGTCTCGGCCCAAGCCAACGGCGTCCCGGTGCTCTCCTACCAGGAAGCAACCTCCGCCAACGTCAACATCGAAACCGTAGGAGTCGTGAGCAGTGCCCACGCAATTGCCGCTTAA
- a CDS encoding flagellar biosynthesis protein FlhB produces MSDGQERTEKATDKRMREVRSKGELAKSQDVTAWLGVAAAAFMLPNLIAAGSKAAGSQLMAVRSVIADPDPGRALAALEEGLASLAGTMAPLLAAVLITVVAGSAAQGGVHFKKFKGHYEQFNPVTGFKRVFGTQALWEGLKTLLKTVVVALVLYYVIQGLMPVLLGAGSMPLSALLGEAVGGVSTLIQFAVFAGLGLAAVDIFVVMRRNRKKTRMTLKEVKDENKNSEGDPLIKSQRRSRQIAMSRNRMFSSIEGADVVMLNPTHIAVALKYEPGKSAPRVVAKGAGNVAARIREEAEKHGVPMVRDIPLARALHAACEIGEEIPAELYGAVAQVLALVMQLAARGGTGRIETVSKSFLTDEAA; encoded by the coding sequence ATGTCCGACGGCCAGGAGAGAACAGAGAAGGCCACTGACAAGCGGATGCGCGAGGTCCGCTCCAAGGGCGAGCTGGCCAAGTCACAGGACGTCACCGCCTGGCTGGGCGTTGCCGCCGCGGCATTCATGTTGCCCAACCTGATCGCGGCCGGGTCCAAAGCCGCCGGGTCCCAGCTGATGGCCGTCCGCTCGGTCATCGCCGACCCCGACCCCGGGCGGGCGCTGGCAGCCCTCGAAGAGGGACTGGCTTCCCTGGCCGGCACGATGGCCCCGCTGCTGGCTGCCGTGCTGATCACCGTCGTCGCCGGATCCGCGGCCCAGGGTGGGGTCCACTTCAAAAAGTTCAAGGGCCATTACGAGCAGTTCAACCCCGTGACCGGCTTCAAGCGGGTCTTCGGCACGCAGGCGCTCTGGGAGGGCTTGAAGACGCTGCTGAAAACCGTGGTCGTCGCCCTGGTCCTCTACTACGTCATCCAGGGGCTCATGCCCGTCCTCCTCGGAGCCGGGTCGATGCCCCTTTCCGCGCTGCTGGGCGAAGCCGTCGGGGGAGTGTCCACCCTGATCCAGTTCGCGGTGTTCGCGGGCCTGGGATTGGCCGCCGTGGACATCTTCGTGGTCATGCGCCGGAACCGGAAGAAGACCCGGATGACCCTCAAAGAGGTCAAGGACGAGAACAAGAATTCAGAAGGCGACCCGCTCATCAAGTCCCAGCGCCGCTCCCGGCAAATCGCCATGTCCCGCAACAGGATGTTCTCCTCCATCGAAGGCGCCGACGTGGTCATGTTGAACCCGACCCACATCGCCGTGGCCCTCAAATACGAGCCCGGAAAGTCAGCGCCCAGGGTGGTCGCCAAGGGCGCCGGGAACGTCGCAGCGAGGATCCGCGAAGAGGCAGAGAAACACGGCGTCCCGATGGTCAGGGACATCCCGCTGGCCCGGGCGCTGCACGCCGCCTGCGAGATCGGTGAGGAAATACCCGCCGAGCTGTACGGCGCTGTCGCCCAAGTCCTGGCCCTCGTCATGCAGTTGGCCGCCCGTGGGGGCACAGGCCGCATAGAAACCGTATCCAAATCTTTCCTGACCGATGAGGCCGCATGA
- a CDS encoding flagellar biosynthetic protein FliR, with the protein MNIPLDQAWLEAVMLAGVRIVAFLVIAPPFSHNSIPLRIKGILALGIAVAVSPVVTKDYTSPDIGGFILALILELVAGAALGFLVMIVYSAAVSAGSLIDLFGGFQMAAGYDPQGMVNGAQFTRLFQMTTLALLFASDGYQLVLTGLTGTFRALPLGQGLDLSAPADAMVQALTGMFIAALQIAGPLLVVLFLADVGLGLVTRVAPALNAFQMGYPLKILISLTLGAAVFTMLPRFVSVLTSQVGDILTGAR; encoded by the coding sequence GTGAACATTCCTCTCGACCAGGCCTGGCTGGAGGCGGTCATGCTTGCCGGAGTCCGGATCGTGGCGTTCCTAGTGATCGCCCCGCCGTTCTCGCACAACTCGATCCCGCTGCGGATCAAAGGCATTCTCGCCCTCGGTATTGCCGTCGCCGTTTCCCCGGTCGTGACCAAGGACTACACTTCCCCGGACATCGGCGGGTTCATTCTGGCCCTCATCCTGGAGCTCGTCGCGGGCGCCGCACTGGGCTTCCTTGTCATGATCGTCTACTCCGCGGCCGTCTCCGCCGGGTCCCTGATCGACCTCTTTGGCGGCTTCCAGATGGCCGCCGGCTATGACCCGCAGGGAATGGTCAACGGTGCGCAGTTCACCCGCCTGTTCCAGATGACCACCCTGGCTCTGCTGTTCGCCTCCGACGGCTACCAGCTGGTTCTCACCGGCCTGACCGGCACCTTCAGGGCACTCCCGCTCGGGCAGGGTCTTGACCTAAGCGCCCCGGCTGATGCGATGGTGCAGGCGCTCACCGGCATGTTTATCGCGGCCCTGCAGATCGCCGGGCCGCTGCTGGTGGTGCTGTTCCTCGCCGACGTCGGCCTTGGCCTGGTCACCCGGGTCGCGCCGGCCCTGAACGCCTTCCAGATGGGCTACCCGCTGAAAATCCTGATCTCCCTCACGCTCGGCGCAGCGGTCTTCACCATGCTCCCGCGCTTCGTATCCGTTCTCACCAGCCAGGTCGGGGACATCCTGACAGGAGCACGCTAA
- the fliQ gene encoding flagellar biosynthesis protein FliQ: MNTSALMDIGSLAMMTAAKLSAPVLITALVVGFAISLFQSITQIQEPTLAFVPKAVAVAVVLIFTGHWMISDMVDFTNALFEKIPGLIDG, from the coding sequence ATGAACACCTCCGCCCTGATGGACATCGGCAGCCTGGCCATGATGACCGCCGCCAAGCTGTCCGCCCCGGTCCTGATCACGGCCCTGGTGGTCGGCTTCGCGATCTCCCTGTTCCAGTCCATCACCCAGATCCAGGAGCCGACCCTGGCCTTCGTGCCCAAGGCCGTCGCCGTGGCCGTGGTGCTGATCTTCACTGGGCACTGGATGATCTCCGACATGGTGGACTTCACGAACGCCCTGTTCGAGAAGATCCCCGGCCTGATTGACGGCTGA
- the fliP gene encoding flagellar type III secretion system pore protein FliP (The bacterial flagellar biogenesis protein FliP forms a type III secretion system (T3SS)-type pore required for flagellar assembly.) produces MTALRSGRGIRALLMVLLAVTAAAALMLGIAGTANAQPIPPDPGVTTTQEQNNPNFGPTQPTAPDEPVPPATDGPPGAAITINGADGRPSTAVTTLVGITLLSVAPALLLMMTSFTKIFVVLAMARNAIGLPNVPPNQVLAGLALFLTFFIMGPVLTEINNIGVQPYLNGELDFTGAMEAGSKPLQTFMGAHTRQEDIALMTRAAGQENPKDLASVPLTTLIPAFMISELRAAFIIGFVIFIPFLIIDIVASSVLMSMGMMMLPPVMVSLPFKILLFVLVDGWGLVITSLIKSYQGG; encoded by the coding sequence ATGACCGCCCTGCGCTCCGGCCGTGGCATCCGCGCCCTGCTGATGGTGCTGCTGGCCGTAACGGCCGCGGCCGCCCTGATGCTCGGCATCGCGGGCACAGCCAATGCCCAGCCGATTCCTCCTGACCCCGGTGTGACCACCACGCAGGAGCAGAACAACCCGAACTTCGGCCCGACCCAGCCCACGGCCCCGGACGAGCCCGTCCCTCCAGCCACCGACGGGCCGCCGGGCGCCGCCATCACCATCAACGGCGCCGACGGCAGGCCCTCCACCGCGGTGACCACGCTGGTCGGGATCACCCTGCTCTCGGTCGCCCCGGCGCTGTTGCTGATGATGACCTCGTTCACGAAGATCTTCGTCGTGCTGGCCATGGCCCGAAACGCCATCGGCCTGCCGAACGTCCCGCCGAACCAGGTCCTCGCCGGCCTGGCACTGTTCCTGACGTTCTTCATCATGGGTCCGGTCCTGACCGAGATAAACAACATCGGCGTCCAGCCCTACCTGAACGGCGAACTGGACTTCACCGGCGCCATGGAAGCCGGGTCCAAGCCGCTGCAGACGTTCATGGGCGCCCACACCCGGCAGGAAGACATCGCCCTGATGACCCGTGCAGCCGGGCAGGAGAACCCGAAAGACCTCGCCTCGGTACCGCTGACCACGCTGATTCCGGCGTTCATGATTTCGGAGCTGCGGGCCGCGTTCATCATTGGCTTCGTCATCTTCATCCCGTTCCTGATTATCGACATCGTCGCCTCCTCGGTCCTGATGTCGATGGGCATGATGATGCTCCCGCCGGTGATGGTATCGCTGCCGTTCAAGATCCTGCTGTTCGTGCTCGTCGACGGCTGGGGACTGGTCATCACGTCGCTCATCAAGTCCTACCAAGGAGGCTGA
- a CDS encoding flagellar biosynthetic protein FliO, translating to MDTLMLALRVILALGAVVVVLWYVQKRVNDHQSRGGTADPLTVIARRGVGSKAAVVVLDTGGKRFLLGVTEHSVNVLHTDDAPAAVTGPAAAADPFAAALAQAGAATPDTAPALSPLRRVELGTPLAPSMLSGSILSPATWKQAGAALKKGLAR from the coding sequence ATGGACACCCTCATGCTCGCCCTGCGCGTGATCCTCGCGCTCGGGGCGGTCGTCGTCGTGCTCTGGTACGTCCAGAAGCGCGTCAACGACCACCAGTCACGCGGCGGGACAGCGGACCCGCTGACCGTCATTGCACGGCGCGGCGTCGGCTCCAAAGCCGCCGTCGTTGTCCTGGACACCGGCGGCAAGCGATTCCTGCTCGGGGTCACGGAACACTCCGTCAACGTCCTGCACACCGATGACGCCCCCGCGGCCGTCACCGGCCCGGCAGCAGCGGCGGACCCCTTTGCGGCAGCCCTCGCCCAGGCCGGTGCCGCAACCCCCGACACCGCACCGGCACTGTCCCCTCTGCGCCGCGTCGAGCTGGGCACCCCGCTGGCACCCTCGATGCTGTCCGGTTCCATCCTGTCGCCCGCCACCTGGAAGCAGGCCGGGGCGGCACTGAAGAAGGGGCTGGCGCGATGA
- a CDS encoding FliM/FliN family flagellar motor switch protein → MTATLNASAVSALTDALPTPLPYGSDILTDRSTVAGKVSEAVTATFVGAVSADVALVLLDTSSMMEAGGDASPLVSAADVFRPALESATAVLGAGVLGESRIEDASALFKDAEATVYELISAGNPAGWFAIRVREQGATVKTSAPATAATESNAKLGRIHNVELGLTVAIGHKRVSVRDVLDLEPGNVMELDRSAGAPADVLLNGRLIAHGEIVVVDSDYAVRITKILDLAESVG, encoded by the coding sequence ATGACCGCCACCCTGAACGCTTCCGCCGTTTCCGCACTCACCGACGCGCTGCCCACGCCGCTGCCCTACGGCAGTGACATTCTTACTGACCGCTCCACGGTCGCCGGGAAGGTCAGCGAAGCGGTCACCGCCACCTTCGTCGGGGCTGTCTCCGCCGACGTCGCCCTCGTCCTACTGGACACCTCCTCCATGATGGAAGCCGGAGGCGACGCCTCGCCGCTGGTCTCCGCCGCCGACGTGTTCCGCCCCGCCCTGGAATCAGCAACGGCCGTCCTCGGCGCCGGCGTGCTGGGGGAGTCCCGCATTGAGGACGCCTCCGCGCTGTTCAAGGACGCCGAAGCGACCGTCTACGAGCTGATCTCGGCCGGCAACCCTGCCGGCTGGTTCGCCATCCGTGTCCGGGAACAGGGCGCCACCGTCAAGACCTCCGCACCGGCTACCGCCGCCACCGAGTCCAACGCCAAGCTCGGCCGCATCCACAACGTGGAACTGGGCCTCACGGTCGCCATCGGCCACAAGCGAGTCTCTGTCCGCGATGTCCTGGATCTCGAACCCGGCAACGTCATGGAGCTCGACCGTTCCGCCGGGGCACCCGCTGACGTGCTGCTCAACGGCCGGCTCATCGCCCACGGTGAGATCGTCGTGGTCGACTCCGATTACGCCGTACGCATCACCAAGATCCTCGACTTGGCGGAGAGCGTCGGCTAA
- a CDS encoding flagellar motor switch protein FliM — MPVIIDEKRAPQVEPYDFSRPSTLAREHSRVLEMAFETFARQWGTQLTAKVRVKTGITSESVLIKTYAEYTAALPATTAMVLCALEDSEARAVLQFPIPAALSWVSHMMGGHGGQPTPDRPFTLIEQGLVKHLMEDALADLPYSFGTLLAGPVTLESIQYNSQFAQAAAPASLMVVAELTLQIGDLNVPASMAFPAESLLPQMGAAMQAGSPENVKDLIREQLMDTPVTVTMQLETAQVRPADVLNLAVGDVIPLPHPKHRPFNITVDGTRLATASGATNGSRLAAHIVTTEEKTR, encoded by the coding sequence ATGCCGGTAATTATTGACGAAAAACGGGCGCCTCAGGTGGAGCCCTACGACTTCAGCAGGCCGTCCACACTGGCGCGTGAACATTCCCGCGTGCTGGAGATGGCGTTCGAAACCTTTGCCCGGCAGTGGGGCACCCAGCTCACCGCCAAAGTCCGGGTGAAAACCGGGATCACGTCCGAATCGGTCCTCATCAAGACCTACGCGGAGTACACCGCGGCGCTGCCGGCCACCACCGCGATGGTCCTGTGTGCCCTGGAAGACTCCGAAGCCCGCGCCGTTCTGCAGTTCCCGATCCCCGCGGCTCTGAGCTGGGTCTCCCACATGATGGGCGGCCACGGCGGGCAGCCGACACCCGACCGGCCCTTCACCCTTATCGAGCAGGGGCTCGTGAAGCACCTGATGGAAGACGCTCTCGCGGACCTGCCGTACTCCTTCGGGACACTGCTGGCAGGGCCCGTGACCCTGGAATCCATCCAGTACAACTCCCAGTTCGCCCAGGCAGCAGCGCCCGCGTCCCTGATGGTCGTCGCAGAGCTGACCCTCCAGATCGGCGACCTGAACGTCCCGGCGTCAATGGCATTCCCCGCCGAGTCACTGCTCCCGCAGATGGGTGCCGCGATGCAGGCCGGAAGCCCCGAGAACGTCAAGGACCTCATCCGTGAACAGCTCATGGACACCCCGGTGACCGTGACGATGCAGCTGGAAACCGCCCAGGTCCGCCCGGCCGACGTCCTCAACCTCGCTGTCGGCGACGTGATCCCACTGCCGCACCCTAAGCACCGCCCCTTCAACATCACCGTGGACGGCACCCGCCTCGCCACAGCCAGCGGCGCCACCAACGGCTCCCGCCTGGCCGCCCACATCGTCACCACCGAGGAGAAGACCCGATGA
- a CDS encoding flagellar motor protein MotB, with translation MSRGRRRGRGGGGMEEHHVDERWMASYMDMVTVLMCLFIVLFAMSSVDQNKYEQLKNSLATGFGVVEAGNVDTATGVVVPPEQVGMEAEGFTDLQLAEQAVDKLTALKEQMNANLEAQGLGGTVSFVIDQRGLTAKLVGSQSYFLPDSPVLQDQTIRILQTIAPVIAPIQEEISVEGHCADAYTGYSSTWELSSARATAVLRRLVEPGGVAPERIMAVGFGSARSVNDNLTEADMQENRRVDVVVLSDQPEQIRALIPQVLSARV, from the coding sequence ATGAGCCGGGGCCGCAGGCGCGGCCGCGGCGGCGGAGGAATGGAGGAGCACCACGTCGACGAACGGTGGATGGCCTCCTACATGGACATGGTCACCGTGCTGATGTGTCTCTTTATCGTTCTGTTCGCCATGTCCTCCGTGGACCAAAACAAGTACGAGCAGCTCAAGAACTCACTGGCGACAGGCTTCGGGGTGGTCGAGGCCGGCAACGTCGATACCGCGACGGGAGTCGTCGTGCCGCCGGAGCAGGTAGGCATGGAAGCCGAGGGTTTCACCGACCTGCAGCTGGCCGAACAGGCCGTTGACAAGCTGACCGCCCTGAAAGAGCAGATGAACGCCAACCTGGAGGCCCAGGGCCTGGGCGGCACGGTGTCATTCGTGATCGACCAGCGCGGCCTGACCGCGAAACTGGTCGGTTCCCAGTCCTACTTCCTCCCCGACAGCCCGGTCTTGCAGGATCAGACCATCCGGATCCTGCAAACCATCGCACCCGTGATCGCCCCCATTCAGGAGGAGATCAGCGTGGAGGGCCACTGCGCCGACGCCTACACCGGGTACTCGTCGACCTGGGAGCTGTCCAGCGCACGGGCCACCGCAGTACTGCGGCGCCTGGTGGAGCCCGGGGGAGTGGCGCCGGAGCGCATCATGGCTGTCGGCTTCGGATCGGCCCGCTCGGTCAATGACAACCTCACCGAGGCGGACATGCAGGAAAACCGGCGCGTGGACGTCGTGGTCCTTTCCGACCAGCCCGAGCAGATCCGGGCACTGATCCCGCAGGTCCTCTCGGCCCGGGTGTAA
- a CDS encoding motility protein A encodes MDPATIIGILLAFGAVYAMVNMEGASVSSLLLPAPMILVFGATLAVGLAGSTLKDTLHAFKSVPAAIKGKSANPMDTVEELVSLAEKARSEGLLSLEGEAQDSKDSFTRLALQNIADGTDGEDLRVMLEDEIHAKKVSDHTASKFFKTLGGYAPTIGIVGTVVSLTHVLENLSEPAELGHMIAAAFVATLWGLLSANFMWLPIGDRIAKISDLEQDRMNLVMEGLLAIQAGSQPLLLRERLKSMVPPHKLKEGKGGSASGKGSSKGSGKSEPKLKAAA; translated from the coding sequence ATGGATCCAGCAACAATCATCGGTATCCTGCTCGCCTTCGGAGCCGTCTACGCCATGGTCAACATGGAGGGCGCCTCTGTCAGTAGCCTGCTGCTGCCGGCACCGATGATCCTCGTCTTCGGAGCGACACTGGCCGTAGGCCTGGCCGGTTCGACGCTCAAAGACACACTCCACGCCTTCAAATCGGTGCCGGCGGCCATCAAAGGCAAGTCGGCGAACCCGATGGACACCGTTGAAGAGCTCGTCTCCCTGGCCGAAAAGGCCCGCAGCGAGGGGCTCCTGTCCCTCGAAGGCGAAGCACAGGACAGCAAGGACTCGTTCACACGGCTGGCACTGCAAAACATTGCCGACGGCACCGACGGTGAAGACCTCCGCGTGATGCTCGAAGACGAAATCCACGCCAAGAAGGTCTCCGACCACACCGCCAGCAAGTTCTTCAAGACCCTCGGCGGCTACGCCCCCACCATCGGCATTGTCGGCACCGTCGTGTCCCTGACACACGTCCTGGAAAACCTTTCCGAGCCTGCCGAACTGGGACACATGATCGCCGCCGCCTTCGTGGCCACCCTCTGGGGCCTGCTGTCGGCGAACTTCATGTGGCTGCCGATCGGTGACCGCATCGCCAAGATTTCCGACCTGGAGCAGGACCGGATGAACCTGGTCATGGAAGGCCTGCTGGCCATCCAGGCCGGCTCGCAGCCCCTGCTGCTCCGGGAGCGCCTCAAGTCCATGGTCCCGCCGCACAAGCTCAAGGAGGGCAAGGGCGGCTCGGCCTCCGGCAAAGGCTCCAGCAAGGGCTCCGGCAAGTCTGAGCCGAAGCTGAAGGCGGCAGCATGA
- a CDS encoding flagellar FlbD family protein: MIDVTRLDRRAVSPTYSINPDLIERIDENPDTTLHMADGATHIVAESRAEINDRIARYRAYVISLAREMYAAPTPGAPALSVVRPADDRRGAPGHTNSRK; this comes from the coding sequence ATGATCGATGTGACCCGGTTGGACCGCAGAGCCGTCTCGCCCACCTACTCGATCAACCCGGACCTCATTGAGCGCATCGACGAGAACCCCGATACGACCCTCCACATGGCCGACGGCGCCACCCACATCGTCGCCGAGTCCAGAGCCGAGATTAACGACCGGATCGCCCGATACCGGGCCTATGTCATTTCCCTCGCGCGCGAGATGTACGCCGCACCCACCCCCGGCGCCCCGGCGCTCTCGGTTGTCCGCCCCGCCGATGACCGCCGCGGCGCGCCCGGCCACACGAACTCCAGAAAGTAA